In the Candidatus Angelobacter sp. genome, one interval contains:
- a CDS encoding MlaD family protein gives MKNTLETRLGIFFALALIAAFLIMEMLGSFDFFRRGVRIHAQFNTVQELKEGDPVKMAGVQIGRVEKIDLKETKVDVVMKLNKPDNVRTDSKAMIKFAGLMGQNFVSISFGSAKALKVENDSIIESAEQPDLNALMAKLENVATGVENLTKSLSGDSIQNLLGPFTDFLKENSPRLTAILSNMKTISAQIAEGKGTVGRLINEDTLYTSALAAVTNLNNTADDIKRAIAQAQTVVAEINEGKGTLGKLAKDDTLYKETTTAMTNLREIFQKINQGQGTVGKIVNDESLYKNAKLSLQKLDKATEGLEDQGPLSVLGIAVNSLF, from the coding sequence ATGAAAAACACGCTTGAGACCCGATTGGGGATTTTTTTCGCCCTCGCATTGATCGCCGCGTTTCTGATAATGGAAATGCTCGGCAGCTTTGATTTCTTCCGGCGTGGCGTCCGCATCCACGCGCAATTCAACACCGTGCAGGAACTCAAGGAAGGCGATCCCGTGAAAATGGCCGGTGTGCAGATCGGCCGGGTCGAGAAAATCGACCTGAAAGAGACCAAGGTGGACGTAGTCATGAAGTTGAACAAACCGGACAATGTGCGGACCGACAGCAAGGCGATGATCAAGTTCGCCGGCCTGATGGGCCAGAATTTTGTCTCCATCAGCTTCGGTTCGGCCAAAGCCCTCAAGGTGGAGAACGACTCGATCATCGAAAGCGCTGAACAACCCGACCTCAACGCGTTGATGGCCAAACTTGAAAACGTGGCGACCGGCGTGGAAAACCTTACCAAGAGCCTTTCCGGCGACAGCATACAGAATCTGCTCGGACCGTTCACCGACTTTCTCAAAGAGAACAGTCCCCGACTGACCGCCATCCTCAGCAACATGAAAACCATTTCCGCCCAGATTGCCGAAGGCAAAGGCACCGTCGGCAGGCTGATCAACGAAGATACTCTTTACACGTCGGCCCTGGCCGCAGTGACCAATCTCAACAACACAGCGGACGACATCAAACGCGCGATCGCGCAAGCGCAGACCGTTGTTGCCGAAATCAACGAAGGCAAGGGTACTCTCGGCAAACTCGCCAAAGACGACACGCTTTACAAGGAAACCACCACGGCGATGACGAATCTTCGGGAAATCTTTCAGAAGATCAACCAGGGACAGGGCACGGTCGGAAAAATCGTAAACGACGAGAGTCTTTACAAAAACGCGAAGCTTTCCCTGCAAAAGCTGGACAAGGCCACCGAAGGTCTCGAAGACCAGGGCCCGTTAAGCGTGCTCGGCATCGCCGTCAACAGTTTGTTCTGA
- a CDS encoding ATP-binding cassette domain-containing protein, which translates to MNSATSTQQGVRVTVRGLRRSFDGQPVLKGLNFETDRGEIFVVMGPSGSGKSVLLKHVIGLETPDEGEILIEGESIQSPGVMDKYRMAMVFQSGALLNSLSVGENVGLYLSEHRLKPEDEIERVVMEKLDIVGLKGQENRFPGELSGGMKKRVAIARALVIEPQLMLYDEPTSELDPLMAVTIGDEILKLNRRIHVTSFVVTHDRDLAFGIADRIALMMDGQILTVGKPEEVKRNPHPQIQKFLTADFKQNQERTSA; encoded by the coding sequence ATGAATTCCGCCACTTCCACTCAGCAGGGCGTGCGGGTCACGGTCCGCGGATTGCGCCGGAGTTTCGACGGCCAGCCGGTGCTCAAAGGGCTGAATTTTGAAACGGATCGGGGCGAGATTTTCGTCGTGATGGGGCCGAGCGGCAGCGGCAAAAGCGTTCTCCTCAAACATGTCATCGGCCTCGAAACGCCGGACGAAGGCGAAATCCTGATCGAAGGCGAGTCGATACAATCGCCGGGCGTGATGGACAAATATCGGATGGCAATGGTGTTTCAATCGGGCGCGCTGCTGAATTCACTGTCCGTGGGCGAGAACGTCGGCCTTTACCTGTCGGAACATCGACTCAAGCCGGAGGACGAAATCGAGCGCGTAGTCATGGAAAAGCTCGATATCGTCGGGCTGAAGGGCCAGGAGAACCGGTTTCCTGGCGAACTCTCCGGGGGCATGAAAAAGCGCGTCGCCATCGCGCGCGCGCTGGTCATCGAACCGCAGTTGATGCTCTATGACGAGCCGACCAGCGAGCTTGATCCCTTGATGGCTGTGACCATTGGTGATGAAATCCTGAAACTGAACCGGCGCATTCACGTCACCTCGTTCGTCGTCACGCATGACCGCGACCTCGCGTTCGGCATCGCCGACCGGATTGCCCTGATGATGGACGGACAAATCCTGACAGTCGGAAAACCCGAAGAAGTGAAGCGCAATCCGCACCCGCAGATCCAAAAATTCTTGACCGCAGACTTCAAACAAAACCAGGAAAGGACATCCGCATGA
- a CDS encoding ABC transporter permease: MFQNIGEMAFLFWRTAQALPLVWRHRQKIYDQLFEIGNASLLMACILSLFIGGVIALQTGPLLAERGLSGYIGGIVGNAICKELAPVMMAILIAGRIGSAMAAEIGSMRVYQEIDALRTMNINPVHYLVLPRLVAISCALPILVIFSIMVGWMGGALVAVYNNQIGISFQAYFSNLRDLVDLGKVLNGLFKSFIFAVVIGVVSCHQGLQTIGGPRGIGRSVTKAVVNSIVFILILDYFVTRFLMYFDK; this comes from the coding sequence ATGTTCCAGAACATTGGTGAAATGGCGTTCCTCTTCTGGCGCACAGCACAGGCGCTTCCACTGGTCTGGCGTCATCGTCAGAAAATCTACGACCAGCTTTTCGAAATCGGCAACGCCAGCCTGCTGATGGCGTGCATCCTGTCGCTCTTCATCGGCGGCGTCATTGCCTTGCAGACGGGACCCCTGCTCGCCGAGCGGGGCCTTTCCGGTTATATCGGCGGTATCGTGGGCAACGCGATCTGCAAGGAACTGGCGCCAGTCATGATGGCCATCCTCATCGCCGGCCGCATTGGTTCGGCGATGGCCGCGGAAATCGGTTCGATGCGCGTTTATCAGGAAATCGACGCGCTTCGCACCATGAACATCAACCCGGTCCACTATCTTGTGCTCCCGCGGCTGGTCGCGATCAGTTGCGCCCTGCCCATTCTGGTGATTTTTTCGATCATGGTCGGATGGATGGGAGGCGCGCTTGTGGCGGTTTACAACAATCAAATCGGCATCAGTTTCCAGGCTTACTTCAGCAACCTGCGTGACCTCGTGGACCTGGGCAAAGTGTTGAACGGACTGTTTAAGAGTTTCATTTTCGCTGTCGTCATTGGTGTCGTCTCCTGCCATCAGGGTTTGCAAACCATCGGCGGCCCGCGAGGCATCGGACGTTCCGTCACCAAGGCTGTTGTCAATTCCATCGTATTCATCCTGATCCTTGACTATTTCGTGACGCGCTTCCTGATGTATTTCGACAAATGA